In Limanda limanda chromosome 21, fLimLim1.1, whole genome shotgun sequence, a genomic segment contains:
- the LOC133028357 gene encoding putative protein MSS51 homolog, mitochondrial, giving the protein MASQVPALPQSYAPGTNSYFSDQSGFFSLDSHVPGLSKVILNKLNMKDYGEYRAAVVGKAKGISFRNYKEMFQKMEETFEFCTGCNKLPEHLVENQTLKRCVKCLNVYYCTKDCQRKDWPQHKRVCKTLRLVAIDRLVEWLMFTGDLPFPTEEWSKSATEVKNWDDWLPMQGDLTPRLDAILSSANMATLWDNASRKRPDDADLRQSLWRLQSEFLSRVLTVGMAVQHFGLDPHAKPLTIHVAGASHNETMRACLTDYDELNHMFPGHQGIEIVMVGPEVVDGPIMRPPLQGFGPRQNVFISAYKGLYHQFWEELVEEQQAAKPDLVVGFHPGFHANQGLVEGWLPTLLLLRDSNIPSFFTMYSEMELKCSRQILLELEMHIRDSGSNPFASQKPEQVQACPNTTPVHCSSHYICFQGLLPSEDFEELGPDN; this is encoded by the exons ATGGCCTCTCAGGTCCCAGCTCTCCCTCAGTCCTACGCTCCTGGGACCAACAGCTACTTCTCGGACCAGTCTGGCTTTTTCTCTCTTGACTCCCACGTGCCCGGGCTCTCCAAGGTGATTCTCAACAAGCTCAACATGAAGGACTACGGAGAGTACAG GGCTGCCGTCGTGGGAAAAGCGAAAGGAATCTCGTTCCGCAACTATAAGGAGATGTTCCAGAAGATGGAGGAGACCTTCGAGTTCTGCACCGGCTGCAACAAGCTGCCGGAGCATCTGGTCGAGAACCAGACCCTGAAGCGTTGTGTGAA GTGCTTGAATGTGTACTATTGCACCAAGGACTGTCAGAGAAAAGACTGGCCTCAGCATAAAAGAGTCTGCAAAACACTGCGTCTGGTGGCCATTGACAGACTCGTGGAGTGGCTGATGTTCACTG GAGATCTCCCATTCCCCACTGAGGAGTGGTCCAAGTCAGCAACTGAGGTGAAGAACTGGGACGACTGGCTCCCCATGCAGGGCGACCTCACGCCGCGTCTGGACGCCATTTTGTCCAGTGCCAACATGGCGACCCTTTGGGACAACGCCAGCAGGAAGCGACCCGATGATGCTGACCTGCGACAGTCTTTGTGGCGCCTTCAGAGCGAGTTCCTCTCTCGGGTTCTCACAGTTGGGATGGCGGTTCAACACTTTGGCTTGGACCCGCACGCCAAACCCCTCACCATTCACGTGGCAGGGGCGTCCCACAATGAGACCATGAGAGCATGCCTGACAGACTATGACGAACTCAACCACATGTTCCCCGGGCACCAGGGCATAGAGATCGTCATGGTGGGGCCGGAGGTGGTGGACGGGCCCATCATGAGGCCTCCTCTCCAGGGGTTTGGACCCAGGCAGAACGTCTTCATCAGTGCCTATAAGGGGCTGTACCACCAATtctgggaggagctggtggaggaacAGCAAGCAGCCAAGCCGGACCTGGTGGTCGGATTTCATCCTG gGTTCCATGCCAACCAGGGTCTGGTGGAAGGCTGGCTGCCCACGCTCCTGCTCCTCCGAGACTCCAACATCCCATCCTTCTTCACCATGTACAG CGAGATGGAGCTCAAGTGCTCCAGGCAGATCCTGCTCGAGCTGGAGATGCACATCAGGGACAGCGGCTCCAATCCTTTCGCCTCTCAGAAGCCGGAGCAGGTCCAGGCCTGTCCCAACACAACGCCGGTCCACTGCAGCTCGCACTACATCTGCTTCCAGGGGCTGCTGCCAAGTGAGGACTTTGAGGAATTAGGTCCAGACAACTAA